A stretch of the Paenibacillus dendritiformis genome encodes the following:
- the hisIE gene encoding bifunctional phosphoribosyl-AMP cyclohydrolase/phosphoribosyl-ATP diphosphatase HisIE: MTESGKTAGLSAYGAALADRIRWDGQGLVPAIVQDAGTREVLMMAYMSRESLLKSCETGETIFWSRSRQELWHKGSTSGNTQRIVELAADCDGDTLLIQVIPNGPACHTGTYTCFDADRSETDSGSEAPEASGAWRDGADGAERERPADPYPVLAELEQVIAVREERRPEGAYTTYLFDSGIDKILKKLGEESAEVLIAAKNGDNLELTGEAADLLFHLLVLLRERKLPFSQVLNELQRRHQGPRRDAYNVHGKIKSSTES; encoded by the coding sequence ATGACAGAATCGGGAAAGACGGCAGGGCTGAGCGCCTATGGGGCGGCATTGGCGGATCGCATCCGCTGGGACGGGCAGGGGCTCGTGCCGGCGATCGTTCAGGATGCGGGCACCCGGGAGGTGCTGATGATGGCCTATATGAGCCGCGAGTCGCTCCTGAAGTCGTGCGAGACGGGGGAGACTATCTTCTGGAGCCGCTCCCGGCAGGAGCTGTGGCATAAAGGCTCCACCAGCGGCAACACGCAGCGCATTGTCGAGCTGGCCGCCGATTGCGACGGGGATACGCTGCTGATTCAGGTGATCCCGAACGGACCCGCCTGCCATACGGGCACGTACACCTGCTTCGACGCAGACCGCAGCGAGACGGATTCGGGGTCTGAAGCGCCGGAGGCCTCGGGAGCATGGCGGGACGGAGCGGATGGTGCAGAACGGGAACGGCCCGCCGATCCGTATCCGGTGCTGGCGGAGCTGGAGCAGGTAATCGCCGTGCGGGAGGAGAGACGGCCCGAAGGGGCGTATACGACCTATTTATTTGATTCCGGCATCGATAAAATATTGAAGAAGCTTGGCGAAGAGAGCGCCGAGGTGCTCATCGCCGCCAAAAACGGCGATAATCTAGAGCTTACCGGCGAGGCCGCGGATTTGCTCTTCCATTTGCTGGTGCTGCTGCGCGAGCGGAAGCTGCCGTTCTCGCAGGTGCTGAATGAGCTGCAGCGCCGGCATCAAGGGCCGCGCCGCGATGCCTATAATGTTCACGGCAAGATCAAGAGTTCAACTGAATCGTAA